A stretch of Mucilaginibacter terrae DNA encodes these proteins:
- a CDS encoding DUF2271 domain-containing protein has product MSRYFKLIVLTAVLAFAAQSASFAQINKYKCMIQMSNYMGDGAYVVISLIDSKGAYEKTLYVLGSDKKWYNSLKEWNKFYKAKPANISAITGASVTGGDRSVNVIEIEASKIDAGYKLRFESAVEDKKYNVSDVEVPLTTEGLGAKTDGTGYIRYVRFSAN; this is encoded by the coding sequence ATGTCTCGCTACTTTAAACTAATTGTTTTAACGGCCGTTTTGGCCTTTGCAGCTCAAAGTGCATCATTTGCTCAAATTAATAAATATAAATGTATGATCCAGATGTCGAACTATATGGGCGACGGAGCATACGTAGTTATATCACTCATTGACAGCAAGGGGGCTTACGAAAAAACGCTTTATGTATTAGGTTCTGACAAAAAATGGTACAACAGCCTTAAAGAATGGAATAAATTTTATAAAGCTAAACCTGCCAACATCAGTGCCATCACCGGTGCTTCGGTTACCGGTGGCGACCGCAGCGTAAACGTTATTGAAATTGAAGCTTCAAAAATTGATGCCGGTTATAAATTACGCTTTGAGAGCGCTGTTGAAGATAAAAAATACAATGTGAGCGACGTGGAAGTTCCGTTAACCACCGAAGGTTTGGGAGCCAAAACCGATGGTACCGGCTATATCCGTTACGTTCGTTTCAGCGCCAACTAA
- a CDS encoding PepSY domain-containing protein has protein sequence MTISVWRYSHLALAVSSFLLLTLLSVTGIILAFEPVSQKTQSYKADNFSQITLAQTLPALRKAYPDISELTVDANQFVKIKASDADGKNLDAYVDPLTGKVLGLPQKKNEFFETVKSLHRSLFLHEVGRAIIGITAFLLMLITTSGIALIIQRQRGVKHFFKRIVRDSFAQYYHVVLGRLSLIPILIIALTGTYLSLARFNFFDTKKESTKVDFDKIKSTPERKPTEIEIFRNTKLSEVESIEFPFSEDVEDYYTIKLNDREIAVNQITGDILSEVKYPKAVVYSNLSLDLHTGRTNMVWALVLAVAAANILFFIYSGFAMTLKRRVNRVGNQFKADESSYIILVGSENGSTYRFAKAVHQQLLKQGQKSFITELNNYKVFPKAQHLIVITATYGIGDAPTNATKFASLLKKHPQAQQVHYSVLGFGSHAYPDFCQFAFEANNLLSQQTWAKPLVDIHTVNDRSPQEFELWAEAWSQQSGITIETLPELRTAEKHKLSTFLVSSNTASGAAEGTFSVRLKSKRKQKVTSGDLLAIYPANDHRERLYSIGVVNSEIQLSIRLHENGLGSGFLHRLQAGEYVRARIVQNEHFHFPAKSPEVVMISNGTGIAPFLGMINQNQRNVPCHLYCGFRESASIKGYKNVLDEGKAAGKLVHLKIALSREGEKQYVSDLIARDADFMAKVLSTKGTIMICGSLAMQKDVMDVLDSICEAKTGKGISFYQSRNQILTDCY, from the coding sequence ATGACAATTTCTGTTTGGAGATACAGCCACTTAGCCCTGGCTGTATCTTCTTTTTTATTGCTTACGCTACTATCGGTAACCGGTATTATACTGGCATTTGAACCTGTTAGTCAAAAAACACAATCGTACAAAGCCGATAACTTTAGCCAGATAACGCTGGCACAAACCCTGCCTGCCCTGCGCAAAGCCTACCCCGATATAAGCGAACTTACGGTAGATGCCAACCAGTTTGTTAAAATTAAAGCCAGCGATGCCGACGGCAAAAACCTTGATGCCTACGTTGACCCGCTTACCGGCAAGGTACTGGGCCTGCCCCAAAAGAAGAATGAGTTTTTTGAAACCGTAAAATCGTTGCACCGCTCGTTATTTTTGCACGAAGTTGGGCGGGCCATTATTGGCATTACGGCATTTTTGCTGATGCTGATTACCACATCGGGCATTGCGCTCATTATTCAGCGGCAGCGTGGCGTTAAGCACTTTTTTAAACGCATTGTACGCGATAGCTTTGCGCAGTATTACCACGTGGTATTGGGTCGATTATCGCTCATTCCTATTCTTATTATTGCACTTACGGGTACTTACCTGTCGTTGGCGAGGTTTAACTTTTTCGACACGAAAAAAGAAAGTACTAAGGTAGATTTCGACAAGATCAAATCGACACCCGAACGTAAGCCAACAGAAATAGAGATTTTCAGGAACACCAAACTTTCGGAAGTGGAGAGCATTGAATTTCCATTTTCGGAAGATGTAGAGGACTATTATACCATTAAACTCAACGATCGTGAAATTGCCGTAAATCAAATTACCGGCGATATACTTAGCGAGGTAAAATACCCCAAAGCGGTAGTTTACTCCAACCTAAGCCTCGATTTACATACCGGTCGCACCAATATGGTTTGGGCACTGGTACTTGCTGTTGCGGCAGCTAATATCCTGTTCTTTATTTACTCGGGATTTGCCATGACGCTTAAACGCCGGGTTAACCGGGTTGGTAACCAATTTAAGGCCGATGAAAGCAGCTACATCATACTCGTGGGGTCAGAAAACGGGAGCACCTACCGCTTTGCCAAAGCCGTGCACCAGCAACTGTTAAAACAGGGGCAAAAATCGTTTATTACCGAGCTTAATAATTACAAGGTTTTTCCAAAAGCGCAACACCTCATTGTTATTACCGCCACCTATGGTATTGGCGATGCGCCAACCAATGCTACTAAATTTGCATCATTGCTTAAAAAGCATCCGCAAGCGCAACAAGTTCATTATTCGGTACTGGGTTTTGGCTCACATGCCTACCCCGATTTTTGCCAGTTTGCGTTTGAGGCCAATAACCTGCTTTCGCAGCAAACCTGGGCTAAGCCACTGGTTGATATTCATACCGTTAACGACCGCTCGCCACAGGAGTTTGAGCTTTGGGCCGAGGCCTGGTCGCAGCAATCGGGCATTACGATCGAGACCCTGCCCGAATTAAGAACTGCCGAAAAACATAAATTGAGCACGTTCCTGGTAAGCTCAAATACCGCATCTGGTGCAGCAGAAGGCACATTCTCTGTTAGACTGAAAAGCAAGCGCAAGCAAAAAGTTACCTCGGGCGATTTACTGGCCATATACCCGGCCAATGACCACCGCGAACGGCTTTACTCCATAGGCGTAGTTAATAGCGAGATACAACTAAGTATACGCCTGCATGAAAATGGCCTGGGTTCGGGCTTTTTACATCGCTTGCAGGCGGGCGAATATGTACGTGCGCGCATTGTACAAAATGAGCACTTCCATTTCCCGGCTAAATCGCCCGAGGTGGTCATGATCTCGAATGGAACGGGCATAGCACCGTTTTTAGGCATGATTAACCAAAACCAGCGTAACGTACCCTGCCATTTGTATTGCGGTTTCCGCGAAAGTGCTTCAATTAAGGGTTATAAAAATGTGCTTGATGAAGGCAAAGCCGCAGGTAAACTGGTTCACCTCAAAATTGCACTATCACGCGAGGGCGAAAAACAATATGTAAGCGATTTAATAGCCCGCGATGCCGATTTTATGGCCAAAGTATTAAGCACCAAAGGCACCATTATGATATGCGGCTCATTAGCCATGCAAAAAGATGTAATGGACGTGCTGGATAGCATTTGCGAAGCTAAAACCGGCAAAGGCATCAGCTTTTATCAATCGCGCAACCAAATACTTACCGACTGCTACTAA
- a CDS encoding FAD:protein FMN transferase gives MLKIFFLPNFCLKKFGYVLLVFVSLNTSAQVLRKRTSKLMGARFDITIVAKDSLTAERNIDTCIAEITRIENLISDWKNETQIGQVNSNAGVKAIKVSPEVFKLAQRALHLSKITNGGFDISFAAMDRIWKFDGSMTEMPSPEAVKKSVEKVGYCNIILDAKNSTIFLKNKGMKIGFGALGEGYAADRCRDMMVARGIKAGIVNGSGDIQTWGKQPDGKDWNIGITNPMREDTIFAVVPLKQGAVVTSGSYEKFVMFNGKRYAHIINPATGYPVTGLCSVTVFGPSAEKANGFSTSLMVLGREKGLKLLSKYPQYSCIMITDDGKVVTSPNIDVNKFKL, from the coding sequence ATGCTTAAAATTTTCTTTTTACCCAATTTTTGCCTCAAAAAATTCGGTTACGTGCTATTAGTGTTTGTAAGCCTTAACACCTCGGCGCAGGTGTTGCGTAAACGTACCTCTAAACTAATGGGAGCACGGTTCGATATAACTATTGTTGCCAAAGACTCATTGACCGCCGAGCGCAACATCGATACCTGCATTGCCGAAATAACCCGCATCGAAAACCTTATATCCGACTGGAAAAACGAAACGCAAATAGGGCAGGTAAACAGCAATGCAGGGGTTAAGGCCATAAAGGTTAGTCCCGAGGTATTTAAGCTGGCACAGCGTGCCCTGCATCTTTCAAAAATTACCAATGGAGGCTTTGATATAAGTTTTGCCGCTATGGATAGGATTTGGAAGTTTGATGGCTCCATGACCGAGATGCCCTCGCCGGAAGCAGTAAAGAAATCGGTAGAAAAGGTGGGATATTGCAACATTATACTCGATGCTAAAAACTCTACCATCTTCCTGAAAAATAAAGGCATGAAAATAGGTTTCGGTGCATTAGGGGAGGGCTATGCCGCCGACCGCTGCCGGGACATGATGGTGGCGAGAGGTATTAAAGCCGGAATAGTAAATGGGTCGGGTGATATACAAACCTGGGGTAAACAACCCGATGGCAAAGACTGGAACATAGGCATTACCAACCCTATGCGTGAGGACACCATATTTGCTGTGGTACCATTAAAGCAAGGCGCGGTGGTAACATCGGGCAGTTACGAAAAGTTTGTGATGTTTAACGGAAAGCGGTATGCCCACATTATTAACCCGGCCACCGGATACCCGGTAACCGGGCTTTGCAGTGTAACCGTGTTTGGCCCAAGTGCCGAAAAGGCCAACGGATTCAGCACTTCGCTAATGGTTTTGGGCCGTGAAAAGGGATTGAAGCTGCTGAGCAAATATCCGCAGTACAGCTGTATTATGATAACCGATGATGGCAAGGTGGTTACCTCGCCAAACATCGATGTTAATAAATTCAAATTATAA
- a CDS encoding tagaturonate epimerase family protein, which produces MKLEKFSFGMGDRFAHQGEAQLKAVIKAKEQGVSITPIWNKSNREHKTVKTEPAELRAEADAAVAALGWTDSYRVDADHITLATVDSFIASSDFFTLDVADYIGKPAPEAEIEAFVERRKKYIGSLSIPGIEEQFEITEEMLREIAGKFLLAAIEAGKLYKHIAAGKGENNFIAEVSMDEVNDPQTPVELFFILSALADNDIKAQTIAPKFTGRFNKGVDYVGNLEQFAKEFEEDILVIREAIKEFGLPENLKLSVHSGSDKFSIYAPIAELIKKHDTGIHLKTAGTTWLEEMIGLAEAGNEALELAKEIYINALGRFDELCVPYATVIDVKESRLPTAEEVQGWSGDKFANSLRHDQKHPDFNPDFRQMLHVAYKVAGENGDRYYAALKKYKDIVAANVTLNLYERHIVPLFLS; this is translated from the coding sequence ATGAAATTAGAGAAATTCTCATTTGGCATGGGCGATCGTTTTGCTCATCAGGGAGAGGCACAGTTAAAAGCTGTGATTAAAGCTAAGGAGCAAGGCGTGAGCATCACTCCGATATGGAACAAGTCGAACCGCGAACATAAAACCGTTAAAACTGAACCTGCCGAGTTACGTGCCGAAGCTGATGCAGCAGTGGCAGCTTTGGGCTGGACCGACTCGTATCGCGTTGATGCCGACCATATTACCCTGGCTACCGTTGATAGTTTTATTGCCAGCTCTGATTTCTTTACTTTAGATGTTGCCGATTATATAGGTAAACCTGCGCCCGAAGCTGAAATTGAAGCTTTTGTTGAGCGTCGCAAAAAATACATTGGCAGCCTTTCAATACCGGGTATTGAAGAACAATTTGAGATAACTGAGGAAATGCTGCGCGAAATTGCCGGTAAATTCCTGCTGGCCGCTATTGAGGCCGGTAAATTATACAAACACATTGCAGCAGGCAAAGGTGAGAATAACTTTATTGCTGAGGTATCAATGGATGAGGTGAATGATCCGCAAACCCCTGTGGAACTGTTTTTTATCCTGAGTGCACTTGCTGATAATGATATTAAAGCGCAAACCATCGCCCCTAAATTTACCGGCCGTTTTAACAAAGGCGTTGACTATGTGGGTAATTTGGAGCAGTTTGCCAAAGAGTTTGAAGAAGATATTTTGGTGATCAGAGAGGCTATTAAAGAATTTGGCTTACCCGAAAATCTGAAATTAAGCGTACACTCAGGCAGCGATAAATTCTCTATTTACGCGCCAATCGCTGAGCTGATTAAAAAACATGATACCGGCATCCACCTTAAAACTGCAGGTACTACCTGGTTAGAGGAAATGATTGGTTTAGCCGAAGCTGGTAACGAAGCTTTAGAATTAGCAAAAGAGATCTATATCAACGCTTTAGGTCGTTTTGATGAACTTTGTGTGCCTTACGCTACGGTAATTGACGTAAAAGAAAGCCGCTTACCAACTGCCGAAGAAGTACAAGGCTGGAGCGGCGATAAATTTGCCAATAGCCTGCGCCACGATCAAAAGCACCCTGACTTTAACCCCGATTTCCGCCAGATGCTGCACGTAGCCTACAAAGTAGCCGGCGAAAACGGCGACCGCTACTACGCTGCCCTTAAAAAGTATAAAGACATTGTTGCCGCTAACGTAACCCTTAACCTTTACGAGCGTCACATTGTGCCATTATTCCTGAGCTAA
- the nagB gene encoding glucosamine-6-phosphate deaminase has product MARLNLLEETRYEKLPVTIYPDAQTASVAVAQRIAKLIRNKQANGSKAVLGLATGATPVAVYKELVRMHREEGLSFQHVITFNLDEYFPMQNDAEQSYVTFMHQNLFDHIDIPAQNIHIPDGTLRKEDVAAFCINYEKQIEDAGGLDLQILGIGRTGHIGFNEPGSAPNSGTRLVTLDDLTRSDASRDFGGKENVPTKAITMGIGTIFKAREIVLMAWSAKKAPIVKKAVEGEISGEVPATYLQLSDNVEFVLDADAASELTRFYTPWLVKDCVWDEKLKKKAVIWLASELNKPVLKLTEEDYNNHGMAQLAVEQGPVYNINIDIFNKIQHTITGWPGGKPNADDTQRPERAEPAKKRSIVFSPHPDDDVISMGGTFIRLVDQGHDVHVAYQTSGNTAVWDDEVLRYVEFAIDFNESIGNDTTHLKGVYDTMRSFMGQKHPNQIDTQEIRNVKGFIRKAEAIAGARYAGLPDSNIHFMALPFYETGKTKKNAVGEEDIRLTMELLQKVKPHQVFAAGDFADPHGTHIVAFNIILTALQRLKQTETWVNDCWLWLYRGAWHEFETHEIEMAVPLSPQEVLRKRQAIFKHQSQKDTPVFPGDDAREFWVRAEDRNRDTANKYNQLGLAEYEAMEAFVRYKF; this is encoded by the coding sequence ATGGCACGATTAAACCTTCTTGAAGAAACCCGTTACGAGAAACTCCCGGTAACCATTTATCCTGATGCGCAAACAGCAAGCGTAGCAGTAGCACAAAGAATTGCTAAACTAATTCGAAATAAACAAGCTAATGGCAGTAAAGCTGTTTTAGGCCTGGCCACAGGAGCAACTCCGGTAGCAGTTTACAAAGAGCTGGTACGCATGCACAGGGAAGAAGGATTGAGTTTTCAACATGTGATTACTTTTAATCTTGATGAGTACTTTCCTATGCAAAATGATGCCGAGCAGAGTTATGTGACTTTCATGCACCAAAACTTATTTGATCATATTGACATTCCGGCCCAGAATATTCACATACCTGATGGTACCCTGAGAAAGGAAGATGTAGCGGCCTTTTGTATCAATTATGAAAAGCAGATAGAAGATGCTGGTGGTTTAGATTTACAGATATTAGGTATCGGTCGTACAGGTCACATCGGTTTTAATGAGCCGGGTTCGGCGCCAAACTCGGGTACCCGTTTGGTAACTTTAGATGATTTGACCCGTAGTGATGCATCGCGCGATTTTGGTGGTAAAGAAAACGTACCTACCAAAGCTATTACCATGGGTATAGGCACCATTTTTAAAGCCCGCGAAATTGTACTCATGGCATGGAGTGCCAAAAAAGCACCTATCGTTAAAAAAGCAGTTGAGGGAGAAATTTCGGGTGAAGTACCGGCTACCTATCTGCAGCTATCAGATAATGTAGAATTCGTGTTGGATGCTGATGCCGCATCAGAGTTAACCCGCTTTTACACACCTTGGTTGGTTAAAGATTGTGTGTGGGACGAGAAACTGAAAAAGAAAGCTGTTATTTGGCTTGCCAGCGAGTTAAACAAGCCGGTGCTTAAACTTACCGAAGAAGATTATAATAATCATGGTATGGCGCAATTAGCGGTTGAGCAGGGGCCTGTATACAATATTAACATCGATATTTTTAATAAAATACAACATACGATAACCGGCTGGCCCGGCGGCAAACCAAATGCCGACGATACCCAACGCCCGGAGCGAGCCGAGCCTGCCAAAAAGCGCTCAATCGTGTTCTCACCGCATCCTGATGATGATGTTATTTCGATGGGAGGTACATTTATACGTTTGGTTGACCAGGGGCATGATGTGCACGTAGCTTATCAAACATCGGGCAATACAGCTGTATGGGATGATGAGGTACTACGCTATGTTGAATTTGCTATTGACTTTAACGAAAGCATTGGTAATGATACTACTCATTTAAAAGGTGTTTATGATACGATGCGTTCATTTATGGGGCAAAAGCATCCAAACCAGATTGATACGCAGGAAATACGTAATGTAAAAGGCTTTATCAGAAAAGCCGAAGCCATAGCTGGTGCCCGTTATGCCGGATTGCCTGATAGTAACATCCATTTTATGGCTTTGCCTTTTTACGAAACCGGTAAAACCAAGAAAAACGCAGTTGGCGAAGAAGATATAAGATTAACCATGGAGCTGCTGCAAAAAGTGAAACCTCACCAGGTATTTGCCGCGGGTGATTTTGCCGATCCGCATGGTACGCACATTGTTGCTTTTAATATCATACTTACCGCCCTGCAACGCTTAAAGCAAACTGAGACCTGGGTAAATGATTGCTGGTTATGGCTTTACCGTGGTGCATGGCATGAGTTTGAAACCCACGAAATTGAAATGGCTGTACCACTATCTCCGCAAGAAGTATTGCGCAAACGTCAGGCTATATTCAAGCATCAGTCTCAAAAAGATACCCCGGTTTTCCCTGGTGATGATGCACGCGAGTTTTGGGTACGCGCCGAAGACCGTAACCGCGATACAGCTAATAAGTACAACCAGCTTGGCCTGGCCGAATATGAAGCCATGGAAGCGTTTGTTAGGTATAAATTTTAA
- a CDS encoding glycoside hydrolase family 130 protein yields MPELARRFPENPLLSPKDLKPSTEGLTIACLLNPGAFRFDGKTWLLVRVAERPEQSEIHVSFPVLTESGGIQIMEIALNDADLIATDARVVRYQGVDYLTTLSHLRLICSDDGINFHEPEDYPKLFGQGILQTFGIEDCRVTQLEQQFYLTFTAVSASGVGVGMRKTADWKNFTSHGMILPPHNKDCAIFEEKINGKYYMLHRPSSVDIGGNFIWIAESPDGVHWGNHQCIVRTRLGYWDSGRVGAGAAPIKTDEGWLEIYHGATKEHRYCLGAFLLDLNDPSKVIARSEEPIMEPVEPYETSGFFGHVVFTNGHVVDGDLLTIYYGAADEHVCGAHFSISEILASLKPI; encoded by the coding sequence ATGCCCGAATTAGCCCGCCGTTTCCCGGAGAATCCGCTTTTATCACCCAAAGATTTAAAGCCCAGCACCGAAGGCTTAACCATAGCCTGTTTGCTTAACCCAGGAGCTTTCAGATTTGATGGAAAAACGTGGTTGCTGGTACGTGTTGCCGAACGGCCCGAGCAAAGCGAAATACATGTATCGTTCCCGGTACTAACCGAGAGCGGCGGCATACAAATTATGGAAATTGCCCTGAACGATGCTGACCTGATTGCCACCGATGCACGGGTGGTACGTTACCAAGGGGTTGACTACCTTACTACCTTATCACACCTGCGACTGATTTGCAGCGACGATGGCATAAATTTTCATGAACCCGAAGACTACCCTAAACTTTTCGGGCAGGGTATTTTACAAACTTTTGGAATTGAGGATTGCCGGGTTACACAATTGGAACAGCAGTTTTACCTCACCTTTACTGCGGTTTCGGCCAGTGGTGTTGGAGTTGGCATGCGCAAAACAGCCGATTGGAAAAACTTTACCTCACACGGTATGATCTTGCCCCCGCATAATAAAGACTGCGCCATATTTGAGGAAAAGATAAACGGCAAGTACTACATGCTGCACCGTCCCAGCAGTGTTGATATTGGCGGCAACTTTATATGGATTGCCGAATCGCCAGATGGGGTGCATTGGGGAAATCATCAATGTATTGTTAGAACGCGCTTAGGTTATTGGGATAGTGGACGGGTTGGTGCAGGTGCCGCCCCTATTAAAACAGATGAGGGATGGCTGGAAATTTATCATGGTGCCACCAAAGAACACCGTTATTGTTTGGGTGCATTTTTGCTCGACCTTAATGACCCATCAAAAGTTATTGCCCGCAGCGAGGAGCCAATTATGGAACCTGTTGAACCTTACGAAACCAGCGGATTTTTTGGCCACGTGGTATTTACCAATGGCCACGTAGTTGATGGCGACCTGTTAACCATATACTATGGTGCTGCAGATGAGCATGTATGTGGTGCTCATTTTTCAATCAGTGAGATATTAGCTTCGTTAAAGCCTATATAA
- a CDS encoding APC family permease: MSEQVQERRLSLLQATAINMTDMVGIGPFITLPMVIGIMNGPYFLYAWLAGAVLSLVDATIWSELGAAFPRAGGSYNFLKETYGKDNLGRLMSFLLVWQTMIQAPLVIASAAIGFASYFSYLVPLTPLHSKMISGGVVIAIVLLLYRKIEDIGKISVTLWVIVIATLAWIIGGGIWHGNMMHPIAHINDGLNLNFAFVTAIGFASVKSVYSYLGYYNVCHLGGEIVNPAKNIPRSMFISIIGIAMLYLSMNISVTSVIPWHVAKDSAFVISAFMQELSGPFAAKVVTCMILIVAFASVFSATLGYSRIPYAAAADGAFFKIFARLHPTGKFPYVSLLFLGGVAFVFSLLFKLSEVISAILAMRILIQFIAQAYGLILLKRKRKEVNFPYKMPFFPVPVYLAIALWAGILISTGLSMVLGGLTAIVSGTAVYFIKSKINKEWPFEKADAI, translated from the coding sequence GTGTCCGAACAAGTACAAGAACGACGTTTAAGCCTGTTACAGGCAACCGCCATTAACATGACCGATATGGTAGGCATTGGTCCGTTTATTACCCTGCCTATGGTAATTGGCATTATGAACGGGCCATACTTTTTATATGCCTGGCTGGCCGGTGCTGTACTATCGTTGGTTGATGCCACCATTTGGAGCGAATTAGGAGCGGCCTTCCCAAGGGCTGGTGGTTCATATAATTTTTTGAAAGAAACTTATGGCAAGGATAATCTGGGACGCCTCATGAGCTTTTTGCTGGTTTGGCAAACCATGATTCAGGCACCGCTGGTAATTGCTTCGGCAGCTATAGGCTTTGCCTCGTACTTTTCTTATTTGGTGCCGTTAACCCCCTTACATTCAAAAATGATAAGCGGGGGAGTGGTAATAGCTATTGTGCTGCTGCTTTACCGTAAAATTGAAGATATAGGCAAAATAAGTGTGACTCTTTGGGTAATTGTAATAGCCACATTAGCCTGGATAATTGGCGGAGGAATATGGCATGGCAACATGATGCACCCCATAGCTCACATAAACGATGGACTTAACCTCAACTTTGCCTTTGTAACGGCTATTGGGTTTGCCAGCGTAAAAAGTGTTTACAGCTATTTAGGTTACTACAACGTATGCCATTTAGGGGGCGAAATTGTAAATCCGGCTAAAAATATTCCGCGTAGCATGTTTATATCAATTATAGGTATTGCCATGCTGTACCTGTCAATGAATATTAGCGTAACCAGCGTTATACCCTGGCATGTGGCTAAAGACAGCGCCTTTGTGATCAGTGCCTTTATGCAGGAGTTATCGGGGCCGTTTGCCGCCAAGGTGGTAACCTGTATGATCTTGATAGTAGCCTTTGCCTCGGTGTTTTCGGCCACTTTGGGCTATAGCCGCATACCGTATGCAGCGGCAGCCGATGGTGCCTTTTTTAAGATCTTTGCCCGATTGCACCCCACAGGGAAATTTCCATATGTATCGTTACTATTCCTGGGCGGGGTGGCCTTCGTATTCAGTTTACTTTTTAAACTGAGTGAGGTAATCAGCGCTATATTGGCCATGCGTATTCTTATTCAGTTTATTGCACAGGCCTACGGGCTCATACTACTTAAACGCAAACGTAAAGAGGTCAACTTTCCATACAAAATGCCGTTTTTTCCAGTGCCTGTTTATCTGGCTATTGCCCTGTGGGCGGGTATTCTTATATCAACAGGTTTAAGTATGGTTTTGGGCGGTTTAACGGCTATTGTAAGTGGCACAGCTGTTTATTTTATTAAGTCGAAAATTAATAAGGAATGGCCTTTTGAAAAAGCTGATGCTATTTAA
- a CDS encoding polysaccharide deacetylase family protein: MKLKYSVLSLIFTSLTLATIAQPVKNYRIFWGVANYQNKKIIISRKFERNGKRCYLGIDPNTLTTAVLPATQITVNTSTYADVLSAFKNTPYVNALGSAQQQATSLQDAGISHGFPKEKGISLTIDLCPSHKPLDRIIFTNLIAEFKKVKTPIPVALSLTGRFMLTHADDIAWLKSLEKYGDLSITWINHTYNHHFNPRLPLKVNFLLEPATDLNFEILGTEIAMLQNGLTPSVFFRFPGLVSDQQLITRVTGYGLIPVGSDAWLAKGQNAASGSIVLIHGNGNEPLGVADFIKLLKTEKQNVLNHQWLLYDLSENVEDEFNTNN, encoded by the coding sequence ATGAAACTTAAATACAGCGTTCTATCGCTAATATTTACATCACTAACCTTGGCCACTATTGCTCAGCCGGTAAAAAACTATCGTATATTTTGGGGTGTAGCCAACTATCAGAACAAAAAGATCATTATATCGCGCAAGTTTGAGCGAAACGGTAAAAGGTGTTATTTAGGTATCGACCCAAACACCTTAACAACCGCGGTGCTCCCTGCTACTCAAATCACGGTTAATACATCTACTTATGCCGATGTGCTTTCAGCATTTAAAAATACGCCTTATGTAAATGCGCTTGGGTCGGCGCAGCAGCAGGCTACCAGTTTGCAGGATGCTGGTATATCGCATGGCTTTCCTAAAGAAAAGGGCATCAGCCTTACCATCGATCTTTGCCCCTCGCACAAACCATTAGACCGCATTATATTCACCAACCTCATTGCCGAATTTAAAAAAGTAAAAACGCCGATACCCGTGGCCCTATCCTTAACCGGCCGCTTTATGCTTACCCATGCTGATGATATTGCCTGGTTGAAAAGCCTTGAAAAATACGGCGACCTATCCATAACCTGGATTAACCATACCTATAACCATCACTTTAACCCCAGACTACCATTAAAAGTTAATTTTTTGCTGGAACCCGCAACTGATTTGAATTTTGAAATTTTAGGAACCGAAATAGCCATGCTACAAAACGGCTTAACACCTTCAGTATTCTTTCGTTTTCCAGGATTAGTGTCTGATCAGCAATTGATAACCCGCGTTACAGGTTACGGCCTTATTCCTGTTGGCAGCGATGCCTGGCTGGCAAAAGGGCAAAATGCAGCTTCGGGGAGCATTGTACTTATACACGGCAATGGTAATGAGCCCTTAGGCGTTGCCGATTTTATAAAGCTTCTTAAAACCGAAAAGCAGAACGTACTCAACCATCAATGGCTATTATACGACCTTAGCGAAAATGTGGAAGACGAATTTAACACCAACAATTGA
- a CDS encoding response regulator, producing MSKNLMKESVEAVCQLAMIDDNPIEHMLVKRMCQTQQIFSNATHFSDARVMLNQLQVRNNCGTQTPDVILLDLQMPEFNGWDFLEQFENVYKSLDKKVCVYVFSSSIDPADKKRSQEFSFVSDFISKPMRKETLHMIYEKHAIAA from the coding sequence ATGAGTAAAAACCTGATGAAGGAAAGTGTGGAGGCTGTTTGCCAATTAGCCATGATTGATGACAACCCGATTGAGCATATGCTGGTTAAGAGAATGTGCCAAACTCAGCAAATTTTTTCAAACGCCACTCACTTTTCGGATGCAAGGGTGATGCTTAACCAGTTACAAGTCAGGAATAATTGTGGCACCCAAACTCCCGATGTAATTTTACTTGATTTGCAGATGCCTGAATTTAACGGCTGGGATTTTTTGGAGCAGTTTGAAAACGTATATAAATCCTTAGATAAAAAGGTTTGTGTATATGTATTCAGTTCTTCTATCGATCCGGCCGATAAAAAGCGTTCACAAGAATTTTCGTTTGTAAGCGATTTTATATCAAAACCCATGCGCAAAGAAACCCTGCACATGATTTATGAAAAACATGCCATAGCAGCTTAG